From a region of the Corallococcus coralloides DSM 2259 genome:
- a CDS encoding SDR family oxidoreductase: protein MEVIRAGKGPMRIAVTGANGDYGRLLLPRLEADPGVESILVLDTKEPQPMSKVEFHRVDLTRYDAEGELTDALTERPVDALFHLAFLFGPILNGPLAHELEVIGTMNVLTAVGRARLPRLVVPSLTVTYGARGNNPALLREGSPLFGCPHSRFVNDKVEVEGQVRAFRERNPDTRTLVLRFAPLLGPSLDNPATRLLSHAVVPTLLGFDPLWQAIHEEDAGRALHLALRADAAGDFNVVGRGVLPLSGLIRQAGAQPLPLPGPLFRGALRALGVVGAGTLPVALLDYMHYSWVADGERAESALGFVPLHHVRDAASALRRSQS from the coding sequence ATGGAAGTGATCCGAGCAGGCAAGGGCCCGATGCGCATCGCGGTGACAGGAGCCAATGGCGACTACGGCAGGCTGCTCCTGCCGAGGCTGGAAGCGGACCCCGGCGTGGAGAGCATCCTCGTGCTGGACACGAAGGAGCCTCAGCCGATGAGCAAGGTGGAGTTCCACCGTGTGGACCTCACCCGCTACGACGCGGAAGGAGAGCTGACGGACGCGCTCACCGAGCGCCCCGTGGACGCCCTCTTCCACCTGGCGTTCCTCTTCGGGCCCATCCTCAACGGCCCGCTGGCGCACGAGCTGGAAGTCATCGGCACCATGAACGTGCTGACGGCGGTGGGCCGCGCCCGGCTGCCCCGGCTGGTGGTGCCGTCGCTGACGGTGACGTACGGCGCGCGGGGCAACAACCCGGCGCTCCTGCGCGAGGGCTCGCCGCTGTTCGGCTGTCCGCACAGCCGCTTCGTGAATGACAAGGTGGAGGTGGAGGGCCAGGTGCGGGCCTTCCGCGAGCGCAATCCCGACACCCGCACGCTGGTGTTGCGCTTCGCTCCCCTGCTCGGCCCGAGCCTGGACAATCCGGCGACGCGGTTGCTGTCGCACGCGGTGGTGCCCACGCTCCTGGGATTCGACCCGCTCTGGCAGGCCATCCACGAGGAGGACGCGGGCCGGGCGCTGCATCTGGCCCTGCGGGCGGATGCCGCGGGAGATTTCAACGTCGTGGGGCGCGGAGTGTTGCCCCTGTCCGGGCTCATCCGCCAGGCGGGCGCGCAACCGCTCCCCCTGCCGGGGCCGTTGTTTCGTGGAGCACTTCGCGCGCTCGGGGTGGTGGGAGCGGGCACGTTGCCGGTGGCCCTGCTCGACTACATGCATTACTCCTGGGTCGCGGACGGGGAGCGCGCCGAGTCCGCGCTGGGGTTCGTGCCCCTCCACCATGTCAGGGACGCCGCCTCGGCGCTCAGAAGGAGCCAGTCATGA
- a CDS encoding tetratricopeptide repeat protein — translation MRESAEVISGPRKMSMPPSEQPKTDVEKELSELRREVIESRNLVIKTDNLLKNLHAEVKAVGKRHEDFQKRQWISSAVAYALFAILAVGGAVLVNGARSSSNTNERERLEKQVADLSTQLEKQRADTTAHLTAQRAANEVYKMMTTLPGDERLKGIDALVKLDTQKLSSLERQALNDRAAILRRETGDAAFERGKIAFRRNEMNAVVEDLSRFLAMNPAEAEALDASFFLGTAYNQLRQHDKAVPLLARFVEGDKKSKTRDYAMLLLAQSYQETGAFDKAADTVRDALATYPATQYLSQFRGRLNSAKRAAAGGDAAAMPAAAPAAAPQAAPAVAAPAAGQ, via the coding sequence ATGCGTGAGTCGGCCGAAGTCATTTCCGGTCCCAGGAAGATGTCCATGCCCCCCTCTGAACAGCCGAAGACCGACGTCGAGAAGGAACTCTCCGAGCTCCGCCGCGAGGTCATCGAGTCGCGCAACCTCGTCATCAAGACGGACAACCTGCTGAAGAACCTCCATGCGGAGGTGAAGGCGGTCGGCAAGCGCCACGAGGACTTCCAGAAGCGGCAGTGGATCTCCTCGGCGGTGGCCTACGCGCTCTTCGCGATTCTGGCGGTCGGTGGCGCGGTGCTGGTGAACGGCGCGCGCAGCTCCAGCAACACCAACGAGCGCGAGCGGCTGGAGAAGCAGGTGGCGGACCTGTCCACGCAGCTGGAGAAGCAGCGCGCGGACACCACCGCGCACCTGACGGCCCAGCGCGCCGCGAACGAAGTCTACAAGATGATGACCACGCTGCCGGGCGACGAGCGCCTCAAGGGCATCGACGCGCTGGTGAAGCTGGACACGCAGAAGCTGTCCTCGCTGGAGCGCCAGGCGCTCAACGACCGCGCCGCCATCCTGCGCCGCGAGACGGGCGACGCCGCCTTCGAGCGCGGGAAGATCGCCTTCCGCAGGAACGAGATGAACGCCGTGGTGGAGGACCTGTCGCGCTTCCTGGCCATGAACCCGGCGGAGGCGGAGGCGCTGGACGCGTCCTTCTTCCTGGGCACCGCCTACAACCAGCTGCGTCAGCACGACAAGGCCGTGCCGCTGCTGGCCCGCTTCGTGGAAGGCGACAAGAAGTCCAAGACGCGTGACTACGCCATGCTGCTGCTGGCCCAGTCGTACCAGGAGACGGGCGCGTTCGATAAGGCGGCGGACACGGTGCGCGACGCGCTGGCCACGTACCCGGCCACCCAGTACCTGTCGCAGTTCCGCGGCCGGCTGAACTCCGCCAAGCGCGCCGCCGCCGGTGGTGACGCCGCCGCGATGCCCGCCGCCGCTCCGGCCGCCGCGCCCCAGGCCGCTCCGGCCGTGGCCGCCCCCGCCGCGGGCCAGTAG
- the mutL gene encoding DNA mismatch repair endonuclease MutL, translating into MSRIARLSDVLINKIAAGEVVERPASVVKELCENSLDAGARTVRVELEAGGVGRITISDDGHGMSREDATLCLERHATSKLRELDDLFHIDSMGFRGEAIPAIASVSRFTLHTAEPDAHEGTQVTVEGGGPPTVEVAPPRVGTVITVQDLFFNVPARRKFMRQGATELKHCEEAVVRLALAHPEVGFFASHEGNELFSSPASEHDPRERIAAALGPASFPHLFPVEERRLGVVVTGYLASPEYTLPNARGLYTFVNRRYIRDRGLISTVQRAFQDFLPAGRQPVVVLHIDVEPAAVDVNVHPQKMEVRFADARGVQDAISAALSRVLRAAPWLGSPEEQAANPQPRDAAHYAHAVERFLTRAQEATWGAPLPTAMDAPGGSTPARPLTPSYFTPNGGAQGSAFPGPFQGPQVPGRTLGFGEAQPQLNEAPPPGYFAALRPMGLLGSRFHVCEGPGGTLVVLDPHAALERARLTAYLRRLEDDTKAPPPSLFGTTVDLSLAAVKALVDGREALLKLGVDVEPFGGTALALKSVPAGLEGVDPRALLEALSRALPPRSAPLDVTSLAEAVRVMACHAARRASSSPLTDAQLRALLGELDRADFTPPCTHGTVVVLEMPLLELERRAR; encoded by the coding sequence ATGTCCCGAATCGCGCGCCTGAGCGACGTGCTCATCAACAAGATCGCCGCCGGTGAGGTGGTGGAGCGCCCCGCCTCCGTGGTGAAGGAGCTGTGCGAGAACTCGCTCGACGCTGGCGCCCGCACCGTGCGCGTGGAGCTGGAGGCCGGCGGGGTGGGGCGCATCACCATCTCCGACGACGGCCATGGCATGAGCCGCGAGGACGCCACGCTCTGCCTGGAGCGCCACGCCACCAGCAAGCTGCGCGAACTGGACGACCTCTTCCACATCGACTCCATGGGGTTCCGGGGCGAGGCCATCCCCGCCATCGCCTCCGTGTCCCGCTTCACGCTGCACACCGCGGAGCCGGACGCGCACGAGGGCACCCAGGTCACGGTGGAGGGCGGCGGCCCGCCGACGGTGGAGGTCGCGCCGCCCCGCGTGGGCACGGTCATCACCGTGCAGGACCTGTTCTTCAACGTGCCCGCGCGCCGCAAGTTCATGCGCCAGGGCGCCACGGAGCTCAAGCACTGCGAGGAGGCCGTGGTGCGCCTGGCGCTCGCGCACCCGGAGGTCGGCTTCTTCGCCTCGCACGAGGGCAACGAGCTCTTCTCCAGCCCCGCCAGCGAACACGACCCTCGCGAGCGCATCGCCGCGGCCCTGGGCCCCGCGTCCTTCCCGCACCTGTTCCCGGTGGAGGAGCGCCGGCTGGGCGTCGTCGTCACGGGCTACCTCGCGTCGCCGGAGTACACGCTGCCCAACGCGCGCGGCCTCTACACCTTCGTCAACCGCCGCTACATCCGCGACCGCGGCCTCATCAGCACCGTGCAGCGCGCGTTCCAGGACTTCCTGCCCGCGGGCCGGCAGCCGGTGGTGGTGCTGCACATCGACGTGGAGCCCGCCGCGGTGGACGTCAACGTGCACCCGCAGAAGATGGAGGTGCGCTTCGCGGACGCCCGCGGCGTGCAGGACGCGATCAGCGCCGCCCTCTCGCGCGTGCTGCGCGCGGCCCCGTGGCTGGGCTCGCCGGAAGAGCAGGCCGCGAACCCCCAGCCCCGGGACGCCGCGCACTACGCGCACGCCGTGGAGCGCTTCCTCACCCGCGCGCAGGAGGCCACCTGGGGCGCGCCGCTGCCCACCGCGATGGACGCACCGGGAGGCTCGACGCCCGCCCGCCCGCTGACGCCGTCCTACTTCACGCCGAACGGTGGAGCGCAGGGCAGCGCGTTCCCCGGTCCGTTCCAGGGGCCCCAGGTGCCGGGCCGCACGCTCGGGTTCGGCGAGGCGCAGCCGCAGCTCAACGAAGCTCCGCCCCCGGGCTACTTCGCGGCGCTGCGCCCCATGGGCCTGCTGGGCAGCCGCTTCCACGTGTGTGAAGGCCCCGGCGGCACGCTGGTGGTCCTGGATCCGCACGCCGCGCTGGAGCGCGCGCGCCTCACCGCGTACCTGCGCCGGCTGGAGGACGACACGAAGGCGCCGCCGCCGTCGCTGTTCGGCACCACGGTGGACCTGTCCCTGGCGGCGGTGAAGGCGCTGGTGGACGGCCGGGAGGCGCTGCTCAAGCTGGGCGTGGACGTGGAGCCCTTCGGCGGAACGGCGCTCGCGCTCAAGTCGGTGCCGGCGGGCCTGGAGGGCGTGGACCCCCGCGCGCTCCTGGAGGCCCTGTCGCGCGCGCTGCCTCCGCGCAGCGCTCCGCTGGACGTGACGAGCCTGGCGGAAGCGGTGCGCGTGATGGCCTGTCACGCCGCGCGCCGCGCGTCCTCTTCGCCGCTCACCGACGCGCAGCTGCGCGCGCTCCTGGGCGAGTTGGATCGCGCGGACTTCACCCCCCCGTGCACGCACGGCACGGTGGTGGTGCTGGAGATGCCGCTGCTGGAGCTGGAGCGGCGCGCTCGCTGA
- a CDS encoding YciI family protein — protein sequence MRFMMIVKANADSETGRLPSTEELTEMGKYNEELVKAGILLAGEGLHPSSKGARVAFSKTGSTVTDGPFSETKELVAGFWIIEVKSREEAIAWARRIPFKEGEVEIRQVAMAEDFAPSDPTGELRAKEEALRAQVEAKAKA from the coding sequence ATGCGCTTCATGATGATCGTCAAGGCCAACGCCGATAGCGAGACCGGTCGCCTCCCCTCCACGGAGGAGCTGACCGAGATGGGCAAGTACAACGAGGAGCTGGTGAAGGCCGGCATCCTGCTCGCGGGTGAAGGGCTGCACCCCAGCTCCAAGGGCGCCCGCGTGGCGTTCTCCAAGACGGGCAGCACGGTGACGGATGGCCCCTTCTCCGAGACGAAGGAGCTGGTCGCCGGCTTCTGGATCATCGAGGTGAAGTCGCGCGAGGAGGCCATCGCCTGGGCGCGCCGCATCCCCTTCAAGGAGGGCGAGGTGGAGATCCGCCAGGTGGCCATGGCGGAGGACTTCGCGCCCAGCGACCCCACGGGCGAGCTGCGCGCGAAGGAAGAGGCGCTGCGCGCCCAGGTCGAGGCGAAGGCCAAGGCCTGA
- a CDS encoding CPBP family intramembrane glutamic endopeptidase, producing MRNPRKETLTFLAVTLAVSWTMAVLFIMGGETRESVWLMRWMMCVPGIVGLACSWFFRREPPSAVGFSFPGWKWWFLGLALPLAYAAVIAPLAYAIRFVTGDASFITYQPELLKGPFGVTGVATVPVMILMFWAMTVTWWLAAASVRWRWVEKLGAKLPERWRWLRYGLAALVWSPVVGFGVPSELGEEVGWRGTLTRWWMHRPALAAAITMPVWAAFHLPFIFSKVQRGHMGQNVTFLLSIAVAAVVFAQLYMASRSIWPPALFHISWNLINPQLFGSVYNGRPGLFGGQVWVFNGEGVFGVLLHGLVAVWLFRHWRRSAQAPESTVLPESSATPA from the coding sequence ATGAGGAATCCCCGGAAAGAAACCCTCACGTTCCTCGCGGTGACGCTCGCCGTGAGCTGGACGATGGCCGTCCTGTTCATCATGGGCGGCGAGACGCGCGAGTCCGTGTGGCTGATGCGCTGGATGATGTGCGTGCCCGGCATCGTGGGCCTCGCGTGCTCGTGGTTCTTCCGTCGCGAGCCCCCGTCCGCGGTGGGCTTCTCCTTCCCCGGCTGGAAGTGGTGGTTCCTGGGGCTGGCGCTGCCCCTGGCGTACGCCGCCGTCATCGCGCCGCTGGCCTACGCGATCCGCTTCGTCACGGGGGACGCGTCCTTCATCACGTATCAGCCGGAGCTGCTCAAGGGCCCGTTCGGGGTCACGGGCGTGGCGACGGTGCCGGTGATGATCCTCATGTTCTGGGCGATGACGGTGACGTGGTGGCTGGCCGCCGCGTCCGTGCGCTGGCGCTGGGTGGAGAAGCTGGGCGCGAAGCTGCCCGAGCGCTGGCGCTGGCTGCGCTACGGCCTGGCGGCGCTGGTGTGGTCGCCCGTCGTGGGCTTCGGCGTCCCCAGCGAGCTGGGTGAAGAGGTGGGCTGGCGCGGAACGCTGACGCGCTGGTGGATGCACCGGCCGGCGCTGGCCGCGGCCATCACCATGCCGGTGTGGGCCGCGTTCCACCTGCCCTTCATCTTCTCCAAGGTGCAGCGCGGGCACATGGGGCAGAACGTGACGTTCCTCTTGTCCATCGCCGTGGCCGCGGTGGTGTTCGCGCAGCTCTACATGGCGTCGCGCTCCATCTGGCCGCCCGCCCTCTTCCACATCAGCTGGAACCTCATCAACCCGCAGCTCTTCGGCAGCGTCTACAACGGCCGGCCGGGGCTCTTCGGCGGTCAGGTCTGGGTCTTCAACGGCGAGGGCGTCTTCGGCGTGCTGCTCCACGGACTGGTGGCCGTGTGGCTCTTCCGCCATTGGAGGCGGAGCGCGCAGGCCCCGGAAAGCACGGTATTGCCGGAGTCGTCCGCGACGCCCGCCTGA
- a CDS encoding 6-phosphofructokinase — protein sequence MARPLRLGVLTGGGDCPGLNALIRGLVRRGVHEFDHSFVGIENGYMGLVEPELVRPLGVEDTRGILPKGGTILGTSNKANPFSYPVREGTGWVERDVSDQVLRRCEELRLDGLVAIGGDGTLSIAHQLADKGLKVVGCPKTIDNDLSGTDQTFGFDTARLIVTEALDRLHSTAEAHDRVMVVEIMGRHAGFLTLESGIAGGADVILIPEIPYRVESVLETLKRRATRRRSFSIIAISEGAYPEGGALSVLAEAADIPGRGVVRLGGSGKVCADLLARHIDAEIRVTVLGHLQRGGSPSAADRVLATRYGCKVLDLVRDGQWGHMVALRNNEVVPVPLSESRKERRVDVQGDLVRFARSMGIGFGD from the coding sequence ATGGCTCGACCTCTTCGACTCGGCGTCCTCACCGGCGGTGGTGATTGCCCGGGACTCAATGCGCTCATCCGAGGCCTCGTGCGACGGGGCGTGCACGAGTTCGACCACTCGTTCGTAGGCATCGAGAACGGGTACATGGGCTTGGTGGAGCCGGAGCTCGTCCGCCCGCTCGGTGTGGAGGACACGCGCGGCATCCTGCCCAAGGGCGGCACCATCCTTGGCACGTCCAACAAGGCGAACCCGTTCTCCTACCCGGTGCGTGAGGGCACGGGCTGGGTGGAGCGGGACGTGTCGGATCAGGTCCTGCGCCGCTGCGAGGAGTTGCGGCTGGACGGCCTGGTCGCCATTGGCGGGGATGGCACGCTGTCCATCGCGCACCAGCTGGCGGACAAGGGGCTGAAGGTCGTCGGGTGTCCGAAGACCATCGACAATGACCTGTCCGGCACGGACCAGACGTTCGGGTTCGACACCGCGCGGCTCATCGTCACGGAGGCGTTGGATCGGCTGCACTCCACCGCGGAGGCGCATGACCGCGTGATGGTGGTGGAGATCATGGGCCGCCACGCGGGCTTTCTCACGCTGGAGAGCGGCATCGCCGGCGGCGCGGACGTCATCCTCATCCCGGAGATTCCGTACCGCGTGGAGTCCGTGCTGGAGACGCTGAAGCGGCGGGCCACGCGGCGGCGCAGCTTCTCCATCATCGCCATCTCCGAAGGCGCGTATCCGGAGGGCGGCGCGCTGTCCGTGCTCGCGGAGGCTGCGGACATCCCGGGCCGCGGCGTGGTGCGGCTGGGCGGCTCCGGCAAGGTGTGCGCGGATCTGCTGGCGCGCCACATCGACGCGGAGATCCGCGTGACGGTGCTGGGCCACCTGCAGCGCGGCGGCAGCCCGAGCGCGGCGGACCGGGTGCTGGCCACGCGCTACGGGTGCAAGGTGCTGGACCTGGTGCGGGACGGCCAGTGGGGCCACATGGTGGCCCTCAGGAACAACGAGGTCGTCCCCGTGCCACTGAGTGAGTCTCGCAAGGAGCGACGCGTGGACGTCCAGGGGGACCTGGTGCGGTTCGCGCGGAGCATGGGCATCGGGTTCGGGGACTGA
- a CDS encoding sigma-54-dependent Fis family transcriptional regulator codes for MASLTVRTPDGKVRTVSLLKRITSLGRGSDNDVPLEDANVPASALHVTFDGTRYEVGSLGATFHVNGKRRDNHALSTGDVVKVGGTELTFSREDAPREPVRREVPEREVSLPSAATASSDSHTAELPGVVGRELVLLKRLTAFSERLFGSYDVDRILESLLDEAIEVTRADKGFLILMESGEPRVKAARNVARENIEDAVEKLSDSIIAKVVKDQKAIIVADALDAPEFKASESVVNLKVHSVMCVPVMHKGDLFGVLYVGNDRLVNRFEPKSLDMLTVFAAQASLLLQNALLVNDLKLDNTELRRKLEDQRYGDIVGACQGMRDVYKRIDKIAPTDISVLITGETGTGKELIAREIHRRSPRTKGPFITVNCGAIPENLLESELFGHAKGAFTGAVATRPGKFQAAIGGTLFLDEIGEMPLQLQVKLLRALQDKVVYKVGENRGEPVDIRVVAATNKILEDEVKRNTFREDLYYRLNVVTVKLPPLRERGEDVIVLGRFFLQKYAREFNSKARGFTPAAAVSMKKYGWPGNIRELENRLKKAVVLADKPLLGADDLDLKPENLEPIMPLLQAKEEFQKRYINEVLARNNGNRTKTAKDLGVDPRTIFRHLEKLEAEKTGGPLPPDENEELL; via the coding sequence ATGGCCAGCCTCACCGTCCGCACCCCCGATGGAAAGGTCCGCACGGTCTCCCTGCTCAAGCGCATCACCAGCCTGGGGCGGGGATCCGACAACGACGTGCCGCTGGAGGACGCCAACGTCCCCGCCAGCGCCCTGCACGTCACCTTCGACGGCACCCGCTACGAAGTGGGCAGCCTGGGCGCCACCTTCCACGTCAACGGCAAGCGCCGCGACAACCACGCGCTCTCCACCGGCGACGTGGTCAAGGTCGGCGGCACCGAGCTGACCTTCTCCCGCGAGGACGCCCCCCGCGAGCCCGTGCGCCGCGAGGTGCCCGAGCGCGAGGTGTCCCTGCCCTCCGCGGCCACGGCGTCGTCGGACTCGCACACGGCGGAGCTGCCCGGCGTGGTGGGCCGGGAGCTGGTGCTGCTCAAGCGGCTCACCGCGTTCAGCGAGCGGCTCTTCGGCAGCTACGACGTGGACCGCATCCTGGAGAGCCTGCTGGACGAGGCCATCGAGGTCACCCGCGCCGACAAGGGCTTCCTCATCCTGATGGAGAGCGGCGAGCCGCGCGTGAAGGCCGCGCGCAACGTGGCCCGGGAGAACATCGAGGACGCGGTGGAGAAGCTGTCCGACTCCATCATCGCCAAGGTGGTGAAGGACCAGAAGGCCATCATCGTCGCGGACGCGCTGGACGCGCCGGAGTTCAAGGCCAGCGAGTCCGTGGTGAACCTCAAGGTCCACTCCGTCATGTGCGTGCCCGTCATGCACAAGGGCGACCTGTTCGGCGTGCTCTACGTGGGCAACGACCGGCTGGTGAACCGCTTCGAACCCAAGAGCCTGGACATGCTCACGGTGTTCGCGGCGCAGGCGTCGCTACTCCTGCAGAACGCGCTGCTCGTGAACGACCTGAAGCTCGACAACACGGAGCTGCGCCGCAAGCTGGAGGACCAGCGCTACGGCGACATCGTGGGCGCGTGCCAGGGCATGCGGGACGTGTACAAGCGCATCGACAAGATCGCGCCCACGGACATCTCCGTGCTGATTACCGGTGAGACGGGCACGGGCAAGGAGCTCATCGCCCGGGAGATCCACCGCCGCTCGCCGCGCACCAAGGGCCCGTTCATCACGGTGAACTGCGGCGCCATCCCGGAGAACCTGCTGGAGAGCGAGCTGTTCGGCCACGCCAAGGGCGCCTTCACCGGCGCGGTGGCCACGCGGCCCGGCAAGTTCCAGGCGGCCATCGGCGGCACGCTCTTCCTGGACGAAATCGGCGAGATGCCGCTCCAGCTCCAGGTGAAGCTGTTGCGCGCGCTCCAGGACAAGGTCGTCTACAAGGTCGGCGAGAACCGCGGCGAGCCGGTGGACATCCGCGTGGTGGCCGCGACGAACAAGATCCTGGAGGACGAGGTGAAGCGGAACACGTTCCGCGAGGACCTCTACTACCGGCTCAACGTCGTCACCGTGAAGCTGCCGCCCCTGCGCGAGCGCGGCGAGGACGTCATCGTCCTGGGCCGCTTCTTCCTCCAGAAGTACGCGCGCGAGTTCAACTCCAAGGCGCGCGGCTTCACGCCCGCGGCCGCCGTGTCCATGAAGAAGTACGGCTGGCCGGGCAACATCCGCGAGCTGGAGAACCGCCTGAAGAAGGCGGTGGTGCTGGCGGACAAGCCGCTCCTGGGCGCGGACGACCTGGACCTCAAGCCGGAGAACCTGGAGCCCATCATGCCGCTGCTCCAGGCCAAGGAAGAGTTCCAGAAGCGTTACATCAACGAGGTCCTGGCCCGGAACAACGGCAACCGCACCAAGACGGCCAAGGACCTGGGCGTGGACCCCCGCACCATCTTCCGCCACCTGGAGAAGCTGGAGGCGGAGAAGACGGGCGGTCCGCTGCCTCCCGACGAGAACGAGGAACTGCTATAG
- a CDS encoding serine/threonine-protein kinase, translating into MTLVGRHIGRYRILEELGSGGMSVVYKGLDTALDREVAVKVLHPHLAGKDESRRRLAREARAVAKLHHPNILEVFDFSSAEAHDAFIVTEYIRGRTLKTYLDEGPLEPPELAAMIIHELAAALAHAHEAGVIHRDLKPENVMVREDGVLKLMDFGIARLLDIEDRMTVTGALVGSPAHMSPEIIEGLEAGPEADVFSLGIMFYALMTGRLPFTASNTTATLKRILDGAYEDPRRRVPTLSDELAEICATCLQRDPARRYPNAGKLRDALADALAGLGFSRVGEELISFFADPPSYQRLARQRIVAALLERGERQLAEKRTPRALACLNHVLALDATNERALGLLKGIQRQQRRRTWRRRGIRVGIGAGVALALGLGGWQVYRMNASTPETPKVQPVAPRADGPKAPDAQVAAGATGTQGTGAVTGTQGTGSPDGTGTFHGGQGTGGATGSPDGTGTPQGTQATGSRPTGAQGTGGTGTPGRDALLPPDSNPRAPSPPERTPSRPAVVASLDPQDDSKSSRAGKIPVSILVRPYGSIRVDGGPAGTQQLAQHDVHLTPGEHTVTVSCGYCEDATETIDVKPDRENVFRLRALLKASQLAMDYQPPDATVRVGDVERTASESLQHPFDIRSPRGPASFQHRVEVEISSPGYKTEKRVVLLEPGKPTTLRGSLAPE; encoded by the coding sequence ATGACGCTCGTCGGCCGCCATATCGGTCGCTATCGCATCCTGGAGGAGCTGGGCTCCGGGGGCATGAGCGTCGTGTACAAGGGCCTGGACACGGCCCTGGACCGCGAGGTCGCGGTGAAGGTGCTGCACCCGCACCTGGCCGGCAAGGACGAGTCGCGGCGGCGCCTGGCGCGCGAGGCCCGCGCGGTGGCGAAGCTGCACCACCCCAACATCCTGGAGGTGTTCGACTTCTCCTCGGCGGAGGCGCACGACGCCTTCATCGTCACGGAGTACATCCGGGGCCGGACGCTCAAGACGTACCTGGACGAGGGCCCGCTGGAGCCGCCGGAGCTGGCGGCGATGATCATCCACGAGCTGGCGGCGGCGCTGGCGCACGCGCACGAAGCGGGCGTCATCCACCGCGACTTGAAGCCGGAGAACGTCATGGTGCGCGAGGACGGGGTCCTCAAGCTCATGGACTTCGGCATCGCGCGGCTGCTGGACATCGAGGACCGGATGACGGTGACGGGCGCGCTGGTGGGCTCGCCCGCGCACATGTCACCGGAGATCATCGAGGGCCTGGAGGCCGGGCCGGAAGCGGACGTCTTCAGCCTGGGGATCATGTTCTACGCGCTGATGACGGGCCGGCTGCCCTTCACCGCGTCGAACACCACTGCGACGCTCAAGCGCATCCTGGACGGGGCGTATGAGGACCCTCGCCGCCGCGTGCCCACGCTGTCGGATGAGCTGGCGGAGATCTGCGCGACGTGCCTCCAGCGCGATCCGGCGCGGCGCTATCCGAACGCGGGGAAGCTGCGCGACGCGCTGGCGGATGCGCTCGCGGGGCTGGGCTTCTCCCGCGTGGGCGAGGAGCTGATCTCGTTCTTCGCGGATCCGCCGTCGTACCAGCGGCTCGCGCGCCAGCGCATCGTCGCGGCGCTGCTGGAGCGCGGAGAACGGCAGCTCGCGGAGAAGCGGACGCCGCGCGCGCTGGCGTGCCTCAACCACGTGCTCGCGCTGGACGCGACGAATGAACGGGCGCTGGGGCTGCTCAAGGGCATCCAGCGTCAGCAGCGGCGGCGCACGTGGCGCAGGCGCGGCATCCGCGTGGGCATCGGGGCGGGCGTGGCGCTCGCGTTGGGGCTGGGCGGCTGGCAGGTGTACCGGATGAACGCGAGCACGCCCGAGACGCCGAAGGTGCAACCGGTGGCTCCGCGCGCGGATGGCCCGAAGGCCCCGGACGCGCAGGTCGCGGCTGGCGCCACTGGAACGCAGGGCACGGGCGCTGTCACCGGCACGCAGGGCACGGGTTCACCCGACGGCACAGGCACCTTTCACGGCGGCCAGGGCACGGGCGGCGCGACGGGTTCGCCCGACGGCACGGGCACCCCTCAGGGCACGCAGGCCACGGGCTCGCGTCCTACAGGTGCGCAGGGCACGGGTGGCACGGGCACGCCCGGCCGAGACGCACTCCTGCCTCCCGACTCCAACCCTCGCGCCCCCTCCCCTCCGGAACGCACGCCGTCGCGCCCCGCGGTGGTCGCCAGCCTCGACCCGCAGGACGACTCCAAGTCTTCGCGCGCGGGCAAGATCCCCGTGTCCATCCTCGTGCGCCCCTACGGCTCGATCCGCGTGGACGGCGGCCCCGCTGGCACGCAGCAGCTCGCGCAGCACGACGTGCACCTGACCCCGGGCGAGCACACCGTCACCGTCTCCTGCGGCTACTGCGAGGACGCCACGGAGACCATCGACGTGAAGCCGGACCGCGAGAACGTCTTCCGCCTGCGCGCCCTGCTGAAGGCCTCGCAGCTGGCCATGGACTACCAGCCGCCGGACGCCACCGTGCGCGTGGGCGACGTGGAGCGCACCGCGAGCGAAAGCCTCCAGCACCCCTTCGACATCCGCTCCCCCCGCGGCCCCGCCAGCTTCCAGCACCGCGTGGAGGTGGAGATCTCCTCCCCCGGCTACAAGACGGAGAAGCGCGTCGTCCTGCTGGAGCCCGGCAAGCCCACCACCCTGCGCGGGAGCCTGGCGCCCGAATGA